From the genome of Cryptococcus tetragattii IND107 chromosome 6, whole genome shotgun sequence, one region includes:
- a CDS encoding pyrroline-5-carboxylate reductase, with the protein MGYTLAVLGCGTMGVAILSGVISSLETRASLPRNPNASSQPPSGISTPTASQFFDAPEASLPSTFLATVGREETGRKLRRTFAEMGPIGKQVQVRAGQGNVETVDEADVILVCSKPQVARSILEEEGMSKALEGKLLISICAGVTISQLKSWVPATTRVVRAMPNTPCKIGEGMTVVTPLSDALSRTLILNIFTSCGRCRFLDEKHFDACTALAGSGPAFVALVLEAMADGGVMMGLPRSEALELAAQTMQGTGRMALQTGLHPAQLKDSVTTPGGCTIAGLLTLEDGRVRSTMARAIQVATNHASGLGQDKA; encoded by the exons ATGGGCTACACTCTCGCTGTCCTCG GATGCGGTACCATGGGTGTCGCCATTCTCTCGGGTGTGATCTCCTCCCTCGAAACCCGcgcttctcttcctcgcaaTCCCAATGCTTCCTCCCAGCCTCCCTCCGGTATCTCCACGCCTACCGCCTCCCAATTCTTCGATGCTCCCGAAGCTTCCCTTCCCAGCACTTTCCTCGCTACTGTCGGACGTGAAGAGACCGGCCGCAAGCTCAGACGCACTTTTGCCGAGATGGGACCTATCGGAAAACAAGTCCAGGTCCGCGCTGGTCAGGGGAATGTTGAGACTGTGGACGAGGCCGATGTTATCTTGGTGTGTTCCAAGCCTCAGGTCGCGAGATCCAtcttggaggaggaaggtatGAGCAAGGCGTTGGAGGGCAAGTTGCTCATTTCCATCTGTGCGGGTGTGACCATCTCCCAACTGAAGAGCTGGGTGCCCGCGACGACCCGGGTGGTGCGAGCTATGCCAAACACCCCTTGCAAGATCGGAGAAGGCATGACTGTCGTTACTCCCTTGTCTGACGCTCTTTCCCGAACACTTATTCTCAACATCTTTACTTCTTGTGGTCGATGCCGATTCCTCGATGAGAAGCACTTTGACGCCTGCACAGCCCTTGCGGGATCTGGTCCTGCGTTTGTGGCTTTGGTGCTGGAAGCTATGGCCGATGGTGGCGTGATGATGGGTTTGCCCAGGTCTGAAGCATTAGAATTGGCTGCTCAGA CTATGCAAGGAACTGGAAGAATGGCTCTTCAGACAGGTTTGCACCCCGCCCAATTAAAGGACAGTGTCACTA CCCCTGGCGGATGCACCATTGCCGGTTTGTTGACCCTTGAAGATGGCCGAGTTCGATCAACCATGGCCCGAGCTAT